The following proteins are encoded in a genomic region of Pelodictyon phaeoclathratiforme BU-1:
- a CDS encoding addiction module protein — MQNTIEITHLSRVEKLRIMEAIWDDLTHEEESLVSPDWHKQALQETEHRLATGQEQSVDWQKAKIELRKRFE; from the coding sequence ATGCAAAACACCATTGAAATTACGCACCTCTCCAGAGTGGAAAAATTGAGGATCATGGAAGCTATCTGGGACGATCTGACGCATGAAGAGGAATCACTGGTATCTCCTGACTGGCATAAGCAGGCTTTGCAGGAAACAGAACATCGACTGGCAACAGGGCAAGAACAGTCTGTAGATTGGCAAAAGGCGAAAATCGAACTCCGAAAACGATTCGAATGA
- a CDS encoding ABC transporter ATP-binding protein, with protein MNMHQQHKSGTDPYVEFIDVGVTKLSPAGTTMLILDQISFTARKGEITGIIGASGSGKSTLIRLCNRLDDPSVGTILLNGQNIATIDPLLLRRKVAMVLQKPFMFEGTLLENLQRPFLFRGVVPPSAESLEIARVLDLVQLPAKMLDRDARSLSGGEQQRVNLARALVNHPEVLLLDEPTSALDRPSTAHLASTLSNICHHEHLAILVVTHDLYLAEHIVNHLIYLEAGHIVEQGICTKMLAMPQTTAFSNFLTQPERAQPSSS; from the coding sequence ATGAACATGCATCAGCAACACAAATCCGGCACCGACCCTTATGTTGAGTTCATTGATGTCGGGGTAACAAAGCTGAGCCCTGCAGGTACAACGATGCTCATTCTTGACCAAATATCGTTTACTGCCCGAAAGGGGGAGATAACCGGAATAATCGGAGCTTCAGGAAGCGGTAAAAGCACCCTGATTCGACTGTGCAACCGCCTTGACGATCCTTCAGTGGGTACGATTCTCCTGAATGGGCAAAATATTGCAACCATAGACCCGCTGCTGCTGCGTCGAAAAGTTGCCATGGTGCTGCAAAAGCCCTTCATGTTTGAAGGCACACTTCTTGAGAACCTGCAACGCCCCTTCCTTTTTCGGGGTGTGGTTCCACCTTCAGCCGAAAGCCTCGAAATTGCCCGGGTTCTTGATCTCGTTCAACTCCCTGCGAAGATGCTGGATCGGGATGCCCGCTCCCTTTCCGGTGGTGAACAACAGAGAGTCAATCTGGCTCGTGCGCTTGTCAACCATCCAGAGGTACTTTTGCTCGATGAACCCACCAGCGCCCTCGATCGCCCTTCAACGGCACATCTGGCCAGCACACTGAGCAACATCTGCCACCATGAACATCTCGCCATTCTTGTGGTGACCCACGACCTCTATCTTGCTGAACATATCGTCAATCACCTGATCTACCTCGAAGCGGGCCACATTGTGGAACAGGGCATTTGCACAAAGATGCTCGCAATGCCCCAGACAACTGCATTCAGCAATTTTCTGACACAACCTGAGAGAGCACAACCATCTTCCTCATGA
- a CDS encoding ABC transporter permease, with product MNNPNIIPLDVIQLVYAYALILLALALARLQQIGHEKQLLWSSMRMLLQLIAVGYLLHLLFAINSPLPVVLMLFAMAGFSLQVAGSRIKKRMPNFYRVVGSSIIIGCGGVTFYFCLLVVGYSPWFDPRYLIPLAGMIFGNAMNGASLAAERLSAEMHERREEIECALSLGATSRQSSQEAIRNAYSAALRPTINTMAATGIVALPGMMTGQILSGTEPIIAVRYQIAILCAITGAVAVTSFLIVQQGYRRFFTDAHQLKRE from the coding sequence ATGAACAATCCGAACATCATTCCTCTGGATGTGATCCAATTGGTCTACGCTTACGCGCTGATTCTGCTTGCGCTGGCCCTTGCACGCCTGCAGCAGATTGGCCACGAAAAACAGCTTCTCTGGAGTTCAATGCGTATGCTCTTGCAACTCATCGCTGTCGGCTACCTGCTGCATCTGCTCTTTGCCATCAATTCTCCCCTGCCGGTGGTGCTCATGCTGTTCGCGATGGCCGGTTTTTCGCTCCAGGTTGCGGGATCGCGGATTAAAAAACGAATGCCGAATTTCTATCGTGTAGTAGGAAGTTCCATTATCATTGGCTGCGGAGGGGTAACCTTCTATTTCTGTCTCCTCGTAGTCGGCTACTCGCCCTGGTTCGATCCCCGCTATCTCATCCCTCTGGCAGGGATGATTTTCGGTAACGCCATGAACGGTGCAAGCCTTGCTGCCGAACGGCTCTCTGCAGAAATGCATGAACGGCGTGAAGAGATTGAATGCGCACTCTCTCTTGGAGCCACCTCCCGGCAATCCTCCCAGGAGGCTATCCGAAATGCCTACAGTGCGGCTTTGCGCCCAACCATCAACACGATGGCCGCCACCGGAATCGTAGCCCTCCCCGGTATGATGACCGGCCAGATTCTTTCAGGGACAGAACCCATCATCGCCGTGCGCTACCAGATTGCCATACTCTGCGCCATAACCGGAGCTGTAGCCGTGACCTCATTTTTGATTGTGCAGCAAGGCTACCGCCGCTTCTTTACCGACGCCCATCAACTGAAGCGGGAGTGA
- a CDS encoding cysteine-rich CWC family protein encodes MTHSIEQGVGSGKTVTCPICGELFTCALSSTCWCASRKVPAEVTEYLAGRYETCVCSACLDRLIEQAGSGESP; translated from the coding sequence ATGACACATTCCATCGAACAAGGTGTCGGAAGCGGTAAAACGGTAACCTGCCCGATATGCGGGGAGCTGTTTACCTGTGCGCTTTCGTCAACATGCTGGTGTGCCAGCAGGAAGGTTCCGGCAGAAGTGACAGAGTATCTTGCCGGTCGTTACGAAACATGTGTTTGCAGCGCCTGCCTCGATCGTCTTATTGAGCAGGCCGGTTCGGGCGAAAGCCCCTGA
- a CDS encoding helix-turn-helix domain-containing protein, producing MIEHRIRQARQAAGLTLAALGAKIGVTHTAIQKYEKGIITPSSSILLKLAQACGVRTEYFFRSHTVELVNPEFRKLSTFGKTAQEELTIKVIDLVEKRVELLGSFPDSPIPAFELPAGLPEHIENLDQIEAIADQVRNAWMLGMDPIPDVCDTFEACGLLVIVVNNIHPGFSGLKATARTNDGRTYPIIVVSARWPGDRQRFTLAHELAHLLLSGRLADNLDEEKACNRFAGAFLAPAVAVTRLLGQHRDALEWKEIYTLKHEFGLSMAGWLMRAKQCDVITEALYRSMTIRFSAKGWRKLEPEEPVPQENPKLFEQLVYRALGEHCIPESKAAELLGIPMMSFYKQRQLETADDAPHQ from the coding sequence ATGATTGAACACCGTATACGACAGGCTCGTCAGGCGGCAGGGCTGACATTGGCTGCATTGGGAGCGAAAATTGGGGTCACCCACACCGCTATCCAAAAGTATGAGAAGGGCATCATTACCCCGTCATCGTCGATATTGTTGAAACTTGCTCAGGCCTGCGGAGTACGCACTGAATATTTTTTCCGTTCGCATACCGTTGAATTGGTCAATCCTGAGTTCCGCAAGTTATCAACCTTTGGAAAAACAGCACAAGAAGAGCTGACCATCAAAGTCATTGATCTGGTTGAAAAGCGGGTAGAACTTCTTGGTTCATTTCCAGACTCCCCTATCCCTGCATTCGAGCTTCCTGCTGGCCTTCCGGAACACATAGAAAACCTTGACCAGATCGAAGCGATTGCTGACCAGGTACGCAACGCATGGATGCTCGGCATGGATCCGATACCGGATGTATGCGACACATTTGAAGCTTGCGGGCTTCTGGTCATCGTTGTCAACAATATTCATCCTGGATTTTCAGGTTTAAAAGCTACAGCCCGAACAAATGATGGCCGAACCTATCCCATTATTGTGGTGTCAGCACGCTGGCCGGGAGATCGGCAACGTTTTACACTGGCGCATGAATTGGCTCATCTCTTGCTCTCAGGTCGTCTTGCTGATAACCTTGATGAGGAAAAAGCCTGCAACCGTTTTGCCGGAGCTTTCCTTGCTCCTGCCGTTGCCGTAACCCGCCTGCTTGGTCAGCACCGTGACGCCTTGGAATGGAAAGAGATCTACACCCTCAAGCACGAATTCGGGCTCTCTATGGCTGGGTGGCTTATGCGTGCAAAACAATGCGATGTTATAACTGAAGCGCTTTACCGTTCAATGACGATACGGTTTTCAGCAAAAGGATGGCGCAAACTTGAACCGGAAGAGCCCGTACCACAGGAAAACCCGAAACTCTTTGAACAACTGGTCTACCGTGCACTCGGTGAACACTGCATCCCGGAATCCAAAGCCGCCGAATTGCTTGGTATCCCGATGATGTCGTTTTACAAACAACGCCAACTCGAAACAGCGGATGATGCTCCTCATCAGTGA
- a CDS encoding anaerobic ribonucleoside-triphosphate reductase activating protein: MQKHPFKSEGVRQELPVGGYIPQSFIDYPGLIAAVIFTVGCNFRCPYCHNPELVDPVRSGGNHQIPFHDVVRLVERNRSCLDAVVVTGGEPAMHESLPESLRTFRKLGLLVKLDTNGSYPDMIDLLLRERLVDCVALDIKAPLQSRRYEEVIGIPCSGAMMKCIERSCSLLLSSGIDVVFRSTLLKGIHASEDVDAMAAVSGNRLVLQRFRPDRTLRPLAAGVFSDGELHALASRFNCVICSFGL, translated from the coding sequence ATGCAAAAACATCCGTTTAAAAGCGAGGGAGTGAGACAGGAACTTCCCGTAGGAGGCTATATCCCCCAGAGTTTTATCGATTATCCCGGGCTTATAGCTGCGGTGATTTTTACCGTTGGATGCAATTTCCGCTGTCCCTACTGCCACAATCCTGAACTGGTCGATCCGGTGAGAAGCGGCGGGAACCATCAGATTCCGTTTCATGACGTGGTCCGGCTTGTCGAACGTAATCGCTCCTGCCTTGATGCGGTTGTTGTGACCGGGGGAGAACCGGCCATGCATGAGTCCCTTCCGGAATCGCTCCGGACGTTCAGGAAGCTCGGTCTGCTTGTCAAGCTTGATACCAACGGCTCCTATCCGGATATGATCGACCTGCTTCTCCGGGAGCGGCTCGTTGACTGTGTCGCTCTCGATATCAAGGCGCCGTTACAGTCCCGGCGCTATGAGGAGGTTATCGGGATTCCCTGTTCCGGCGCGATGATGAAGTGTATTGAGCGCTCATGCTCGCTTCTTCTGAGTTCCGGTATCGATGTGGTTTTCCGGAGTACCCTTCTGAAGGGGATTCATGCTTCTGAAGATGTTGATGCTATGGCGGCTGTGTCGGGAAACCGTCTTGTTCTTCAGCGATTCAGGCCGGACAGAACGCTCAGGCCACTTGCGGCAGGGGTATTCAGCGATGGAGAGCTTCATGCTCTGGCTTCCCGTTTCAACTGCGTGATCTGCAGTTTCGGCTTATGA
- a CDS encoding addiction module protein, whose amino-acid sequence MNCLKEALKLSAAERAAFAQLLLASLDEDAEIEEAWALENRTKDDRD is encoded by the coding sequence TTGAATTGCTTGAAGGAAGCGCTGAAACTTTCAGCCGCTGAACGTGCAGCTTTTGCCCAGCTTTTGCTCGCCAGTCTTGACGAAGATGCCGAAATTGAGGAGGCATGGGCACTTGAAAACCGAACAAAGGATGACCGAGATTGA
- a CDS encoding SDR family oxidoreductase produces the protein MKKETITILGCGWLGLPLAQALVKEGYSVKGSTTREEKLEALHDAGVEPWLVRLDPEVNGDDIVAFLQSDTLIVNIPPLRRDDIVEYHIEQFSSLIDALGQSPVRSVLLVSSTSVYPALNREVTEEDAVDPESLAGQALLLVEEMLMQESAFQTTVLRFGGLIGYDRNPAKYLATMAEIAHPDQPMNLIHRDDCIRIITEIIRLKQWGEVFNACSPLHPLRKEYYGRAAEIAGLPAIPLSQSVETAPYKVVNSEKLISALHYHFLYPDPVVQLG, from the coding sequence ATGAAAAAGGAAACAATCACGATACTCGGGTGCGGCTGGCTCGGGCTGCCGCTTGCACAAGCGCTCGTTAAAGAGGGCTATTCGGTCAAGGGATCGACCACGAGGGAGGAGAAGCTTGAAGCCCTTCATGATGCAGGCGTTGAGCCCTGGCTTGTACGGCTTGACCCGGAGGTGAACGGCGACGATATTGTTGCTTTTCTGCAAAGTGATACCCTTATTGTTAACATCCCCCCTCTGCGGCGCGACGATATTGTTGAGTACCATATTGAGCAGTTTTCCTCACTGATCGATGCACTTGGTCAGTCACCGGTGCGTTCTGTGCTGCTGGTCAGCTCCACGTCGGTTTATCCGGCTCTCAACCGGGAGGTTACCGAAGAGGATGCTGTTGATCCTGAATCTCTTGCCGGTCAGGCGCTGCTCCTTGTCGAGGAGATGCTGATGCAGGAGAGCGCTTTTCAGACAACGGTACTGCGTTTTGGCGGTCTTATCGGTTATGACCGTAATCCGGCAAAGTATCTTGCCACTATGGCAGAGATTGCGCATCCCGATCAGCCCATGAACCTCATTCATCGTGACGATTGCATCAGGATCATCACGGAAATCATTCGTTTGAAACAGTGGGGCGAGGTCTTCAACGCTTGCAGCCCGCTTCATCCCCTGAGAAAGGAGTACTACGGCAGGGCGGCTGAAATTGCCGGGTTACCAGCAATTCCCCTTTCCCAATCCGTCGAAACAGCACCCTATAAAGTGGTGAACAGTGAGAAGCTGATCAGTGCATTGCACTATCATTTTCTCTATCCCGACCCGGTTGTGCAATTGGGATAA
- a CDS encoding LbtU family siderophore porin: MNLFLKSTAFICIALLSSSSLFAVEESGQGTALVKGLSFSGLLEVEGAYQDADGESSSDLSLATIELGVEAKATDWLSARTTLLYEQHGDDRILVDEASMKMKRDDSPFFVKAGRFTQSFGNFATGMISDPTTLELGETKHHASLQTGYEGGGVSASLTLFKGDLQKAGKDEINTFVGALAIAGEASERFAYEIGGSYCSNMGDTDTLQDDFEMAHFTTADYVGGYSLFSRFRFGSVEVRSEYLAAAKRFVDGERLGLKPATYNVEAGYDLAESLHLALRYAGAEDFNVEKQYGATLACDLSEKATLALEYLHNSNDDGSNSDAVTVQLAMGF; encoded by the coding sequence ATGAACCTCTTTTTGAAATCCACGGCTTTTATCTGCATTGCTCTTCTTTCTTCTTCCTCTCTTTTTGCTGTCGAAGAGAGCGGTCAAGGTACCGCTCTTGTCAAAGGGCTCTCTTTTTCCGGTCTGCTGGAGGTAGAAGGCGCATATCAGGATGCTGACGGGGAGAGCTCATCGGATCTTTCTCTTGCGACAATCGAGTTGGGGGTTGAGGCAAAGGCGACGGACTGGCTGAGTGCCCGCACCACTCTTCTCTACGAACAGCATGGCGATGATCGTATTCTTGTTGATGAGGCCAGCATGAAAATGAAGCGCGATGACTCTCCTTTTTTTGTAAAGGCGGGTCGTTTTACGCAGTCGTTTGGAAATTTTGCCACAGGGATGATTTCGGATCCGACAACGCTCGAGTTGGGCGAGACCAAACATCACGCATCGCTGCAGACAGGGTATGAAGGAGGGGGTGTCTCGGCTTCGCTCACTCTCTTTAAGGGCGATCTGCAAAAAGCGGGGAAGGATGAAATCAATACTTTTGTCGGGGCTCTTGCCATTGCCGGCGAGGCAAGCGAGCGGTTTGCATATGAAATCGGTGGTTCGTACTGCAGCAATATGGGGGATACCGATACGCTCCAGGATGATTTTGAGATGGCTCACTTTACAACGGCTGATTATGTAGGCGGCTATAGTCTATTCAGTCGTTTCCGGTTTGGCAGTGTTGAGGTCAGGAGTGAATATCTCGCTGCCGCAAAGCGCTTTGTCGATGGGGAGCGGTTGGGATTAAAGCCTGCGACATATAATGTTGAGGCAGGCTATGATCTTGCCGAATCCCTCCATCTTGCCTTGCGCTATGCCGGAGCTGAAGATTTTAATGTTGAAAAGCAGTATGGAGCAACACTTGCCTGTGATCTCTCTGAAAAAGCGACACTGGCTCTCGAATACCTTCACAACAGCAATGATGACGGGAGCAACAGCGATGCTGTGACGGTTCAGCTTGCTATGGGCTTTTGA
- a CDS encoding ribonucleoside triphosphate reductase, which yields MDATVFQEMIKRDGRKVPFDAEKIVYAVFRALRAVGKADRTKAAGIARDAIRELESAMNGNVPSVEEMQDMVEKTLFLHREFDAAKAYIIYRHQHQYMRDAKEMFSNIDVVDSYLDIEDWRVRESANSSWSLQGLNQHISTIVSAQYWLNRIYPPEISDAHTSGLMHIHDLGFLSVYCVGWDLEDLLISGFMGVEGHAASKPARHLRSALGQIVNFFYTMQGEAAGAQAFSNFDTLLAPFIRYDRLDYDGVRQCLQEFFFNMNVPTRVGFQTPFTNLTLDLRVPAMLKDRAVIIGGKLMDCTYDDFQHEMDLFNRAYADVMLEGDANGAVFSFPIPTYNITKDFDWENPLYDGIWKMTARYGIPYFSNFVNSSMNPDDVRSMCCRLRLDKRELQKKGGGLFGSNPLTGSVGVVTMNLPRIGYESKGEAELFERLSHTMELAKSSLEIKRKVVERLTEEGLYPYSRFYLRNLRQKNGRYWDNHFSTIGITGMNECCLNFLGCTIAEPEGRRFALQVMDFMREKLAVFQEESGTIYNLEATPAESTAYRLARIDKSRYPDIVTANESAVKNGAEPYYTNSTQLPVGYTDDLFEALRLQDELQSRYTGGTVFHAFIGERELPPEGVKRFVKRVTDNFTLPYITLSPTFSICPTHGYLFGEHECCPKCAVSGIERRCTVYTRIVGYLRPVRQWNPGKQSEFFDRKLFAVGMVEEESLCAEEGH from the coding sequence ATGGATGCCACTGTTTTTCAGGAAATGATCAAGCGTGACGGACGTAAAGTGCCGTTCGATGCTGAAAAGATTGTATATGCTGTTTTTCGTGCATTGCGGGCCGTTGGAAAGGCTGATCGTACGAAAGCTGCGGGCATTGCCAGGGATGCCATCAGGGAGCTTGAGAGCGCGATGAATGGCAATGTTCCTTCGGTTGAAGAGATGCAGGATATGGTGGAAAAAACCCTTTTTCTGCATCGGGAGTTCGATGCGGCTAAAGCCTATATCATCTACCGGCACCAGCATCAGTATATGCGAGATGCGAAAGAGATGTTCAGCAATATTGACGTTGTCGACAGCTATCTCGATATCGAAGACTGGAGGGTGAGGGAGAGCGCCAACTCCTCCTGGTCGTTGCAGGGGCTCAATCAGCATATCTCGACTATTGTCAGTGCCCAGTACTGGCTGAATCGCATTTACCCTCCAGAGATCAGCGATGCGCATACCTCAGGGCTCATGCATATCCACGATCTGGGGTTCCTGAGTGTCTATTGCGTCGGCTGGGATCTTGAGGATCTTCTGATCAGCGGTTTTATGGGCGTTGAGGGGCACGCGGCAAGCAAGCCGGCAAGGCACCTGCGCTCGGCGCTCGGCCAGATCGTCAACTTTTTCTATACCATGCAGGGGGAGGCCGCCGGCGCGCAGGCGTTTTCGAACTTCGATACCCTGCTTGCCCCCTTCATCAGATACGACCGACTCGATTATGACGGGGTGAGGCAGTGTCTGCAGGAGTTCTTTTTCAATATGAACGTGCCGACCAGGGTTGGGTTTCAGACTCCCTTTACCAATCTGACCCTCGATCTCAGGGTGCCTGCAATGCTGAAAGACAGGGCTGTCATTATAGGCGGCAAGCTGATGGATTGCACATACGACGATTTTCAGCACGAGATGGATCTGTTCAATCGCGCCTATGCCGATGTGATGCTCGAAGGCGATGCGAACGGCGCTGTTTTTTCCTTTCCCATCCCGACCTATAACATCACGAAGGATTTCGACTGGGAGAACCCGCTCTATGACGGGATATGGAAAATGACGGCGCGTTACGGAATTCCCTACTTTTCTAACTTCGTGAACTCGTCGATGAACCCTGATGATGTGCGCAGCATGTGCTGCCGACTCCGGCTCGACAAGCGCGAACTGCAGAAAAAGGGCGGGGGTCTGTTCGGGTCGAACCCTTTGACCGGTTCTGTCGGTGTCGTGACCATGAACCTGCCGAGAATCGGTTACGAGTCGAAAGGGGAGGCTGAGTTGTTCGAACGGCTTTCGCATACAATGGAACTGGCCAAAAGCAGTCTTGAAATCAAACGGAAAGTTGTCGAGCGTCTTACCGAGGAGGGACTCTATCCCTACTCCCGTTTTTATCTGCGCAATCTCCGCCAGAAAAACGGCCGCTACTGGGACAATCACTTTTCGACCATCGGTATCACCGGCATGAACGAGTGCTGCCTGAACTTTCTCGGTTGCACGATAGCCGAGCCAGAGGGTCGCCGATTCGCCCTTCAGGTGATGGATTTCATGCGGGAAAAACTGGCGGTTTTCCAGGAGGAGAGCGGCACTATCTACAATCTCGAAGCCACTCCAGCCGAAAGTACAGCTTATCGTCTTGCACGCATCGATAAATCCCGTTACCCGGATATCGTTACGGCCAACGAATCTGCTGTGAAGAACGGCGCGGAGCCTTATTATACCAATTCGACGCAACTGCCGGTCGGTTATACTGACGATCTTTTCGAAGCGCTCAGGCTTCAGGATGAGTTGCAGTCGCGTTATACGGGAGGAACGGTATTCCATGCCTTTATCGGCGAACGCGAGCTTCCCCCCGAGGGTGTCAAGCGTTTTGTGAAGAGGGTGACCGATAATTTTACCTTGCCCTACATAACGCTCTCCCCGACATTCAGTATCTGTCCGACACACGGATATCTGTTCGGCGAGCATGAATGCTGTCCCAAATGTGCAGTATCGGGCATCGAGCGACGTTGCACCGTCTATACGCGAATTGTCGGTTATCTCAGGCCTGTCCGCCAGTGGAATCCGGGAAAACAGAGCGAGTTTTTCGATAGAAAGCTGTTTGCTGTGGGGATGGTCGAGGAAGAGTCGCTGTGTGCAGAGGAGGGTCATTGA
- a CDS encoding Fur family transcriptional regulator yields the protein MTDISPQTKKETSDKTKQAESLFKSFMKEQGLRCTTERIAVLRELYQSNTHLDADEIFISLKKKQVGISRATVYHTLNLLFKFNLVSKIDLGHKHAHYEKSYGATNHLHIICEKCGNIVEVSDCGVSELLEKVCRENGFELGSFTLQVFGKCVGDCVEESLKQK from the coding sequence ATGACTGATATATCGCCACAAACGAAGAAAGAGACGAGCGACAAAACGAAACAAGCCGAAAGCCTTTTCAAGTCATTTATGAAAGAGCAAGGGCTGCGTTGTACAACGGAACGCATTGCCGTATTGCGAGAACTCTATCAATCAAATACTCATCTTGACGCCGACGAGATTTTTATCAGCCTTAAAAAGAAGCAGGTAGGCATTTCGCGCGCCACCGTCTATCATACCCTTAACCTGCTGTTTAAATTTAATCTGGTTTCCAAAATTGATCTTGGCCACAAGCACGCCCATTATGAAAAATCCTATGGGGCGACCAACCATCTGCATATCATCTGTGAAAAATGCGGCAATATTGTTGAGGTTTCAGACTGTGGAGTCTCCGAACTGCTCGAAAAGGTGTGCAGGGAAAATGGCTTTGAGCTGGGCAGCTTCACTCTCCAGGTTTTCGGAAAATGTGTTGGCGACTGTGTTGAAGAGAGCCTGAAACAGAAGTGA
- a CDS encoding PIN domain-containing protein — MMLLISDANILIDMESGDLLERLFQLPIRIAIPDILYREEIEPGTPGLELIGLCLLEITGEYVAYAVNLLKKYGKGPSHNDYLALALAKQEGCPLLTGDKQLRKVALSEEVSTMGTIWLLRTMVEHNIVTVQQTLDAIEKMRTAGRRLPWSEAERILLNLL, encoded by the coding sequence ATGATGCTCCTCATCAGTGACGCAAACATTCTGATCGACATGGAGTCCGGTGATCTCCTGGAGAGACTGTTTCAACTTCCAATTCGTATTGCAATACCGGATATACTCTACAGGGAGGAGATAGAACCCGGCACCCCGGGACTTGAATTAATTGGATTATGCCTGCTTGAAATTACAGGAGAATATGTTGCATACGCCGTAAATCTTTTAAAAAAATACGGAAAAGGCCCAAGTCACAACGATTATCTTGCTCTGGCTTTAGCAAAACAAGAAGGCTGCCCATTGCTCACTGGCGATAAACAGTTAAGGAAAGTTGCTTTATCAGAAGAGGTTTCGACAATGGGGACAATTTGGTTACTCCGAACTATGGTGGAACACAACATAGTAACCGTACAGCAAACCCTTGATGCAATAGAGAAAATGAGAACAGCCGGTCGCAGACTTCCCTGGTCAGAAGCAGAAAGAATCTTGCTCAATCTGCTTTGA
- the glpK gene encoding glycerol kinase GlpK: MAILAIDQGTTGTTCALYEREGQLIVKTYRELTQFYPQAGWVEHDPEEIWQSVVQCVRELRAHAAQPITAIGITNQRETTILWDKNTGNPVHHAIVWQCRRTSELCQRYAAQRELITAKTGLPLDAYFSATKIRWILDHYADLNPETLLFGTVDSWLLWKLTNGAVHATDFTNASRTLLFNIREKRWDDELLDIFAIPKSLLPEVRNSMDDFGRVTALKELDGLPIAAIAGDQQSALFGQCCFEPGSVKNTYGTGCFMVMNTGDTFIQSQHGLLTTLALNAAGKPCYALEGSVFIGGAVIQWLRDGLQLIHHAAESEAMAREVGSNGGVSMVPAFVGLGAPHWNMEARGTLVGLTRGTNRNHIVRAALESIALQSCDVFRAMVADTGIFPKALMVDGGAVSNAFLMQFQADLLDIPVLVPQNIESTSLGAAFLAGLQTGIWQSGAELQALQQVERRYMPTMKPEARELLLMEWQKALRQTITT; encoded by the coding sequence ATGGCAATTCTGGCAATAGATCAGGGCACCACAGGCACCACCTGTGCACTCTATGAGCGTGAGGGTCAACTCATAGTGAAGACGTACCGTGAGTTAACCCAGTTCTACCCCCAGGCGGGGTGGGTGGAGCACGATCCAGAAGAGATCTGGCAGAGTGTTGTGCAGTGCGTCAGGGAGCTGAGGGCGCACGCTGCACAGCCTATCACCGCCATCGGTATCACCAACCAGCGCGAAACCACCATTCTTTGGGACAAAAACACGGGCAACCCGGTGCATCATGCCATTGTCTGGCAATGCCGACGGACGAGCGAGCTGTGCCAGCGGTATGCTGCGCAACGAGAGCTGATCACCGCCAAAACCGGTCTTCCACTCGATGCCTATTTCAGCGCCACCAAAATCCGCTGGATTCTTGACCACTATGCTGATCTGAATCCCGAAACCCTTCTTTTCGGTACCGTTGACAGTTGGCTGCTCTGGAAACTGACCAACGGAGCGGTACATGCTACCGATTTCACCAATGCCTCCCGAACGCTGCTGTTCAATATCAGGGAGAAGCGGTGGGATGATGAGCTGCTCGATATTTTTGCCATCCCGAAATCCTTGCTGCCGGAAGTGAGAAACTCCATGGATGATTTCGGCAGGGTAACGGCCCTGAAGGAGCTTGACGGTCTACCGATTGCCGCAATTGCCGGCGATCAGCAGTCTGCACTTTTCGGGCAATGCTGTTTTGAGCCGGGGAGCGTCAAGAATACCTATGGTACCGGCTGCTTCATGGTGATGAACACAGGTGACACCTTTATTCAGTCACAGCATGGTCTGCTCACAACGCTTGCTCTCAATGCCGCAGGCAAACCCTGTTACGCGCTTGAGGGATCGGTTTTTATTGGCGGAGCGGTGATTCAGTGGCTGCGCGACGGGTTGCAGCTTATTCATCATGCCGCCGAATCTGAAGCGATGGCACGGGAGGTCGGGAGCAATGGAGGGGTCTCTATGGTTCCAGCCTTTGTCGGTCTTGGTGCACCGCACTGGAATATGGAGGCGCGGGGCACTCTTGTCGGGCTGACGCGAGGGACAAACAGAAACCATATTGTTCGTGCAGCGCTTGAATCGATTGCCTTGCAGTCATGCGATGTTTTCAGGGCGATGGTTGCTGATACCGGAATCTTTCCGAAAGCGCTCATGGTTGACGGGGGAGCGGTGAGTAACGCTTTTCTGATGCAGTTTCAGGCTGATCTGCTTGATATCCCGGTTCTGGTACCACAGAATATTGAATCGACCTCTCTCGGGGCCGCCTTCCTTGCCGGATTGCAGACCGGCATATGGCAGTCAGGCGCGGAGCTGCAAGCATTGCAGCAGGTAGAACGCAGATATATGCCCACAATGAAGCCCGAGGCAAGAGAGCTGCTCCTTATGGAGTGGCAGAAAGCGCTTCGCCAGACGATCACGACATAA